A window of Rhodococcus sp. SGAir0479 contains these coding sequences:
- a CDS encoding alternate-type signal peptide domain-containing protein: MNKKIKGAIAAGAAALLLTGGAGTFAAWNDSKDLNGGKVTTGKLAFGDTIDSGWYEGTDTGVTGKKIPDITTYRIIPGTKLTYKATTSFVAQGDNLKAKLEIAGADATNVNGFQWEATKFSGDQAISAAGEITPDSGASHAVTVTKTVLFDATGIANQAVTNDLTGLKLKLSQTN; this comes from the coding sequence ATGAACAAGAAGATCAAGGGCGCAATCGCCGCCGGTGCCGCAGCTCTCCTCCTCACCGGCGGTGCCGGCACCTTCGCAGCCTGGAACGATTCGAAGGATCTCAACGGCGGCAAGGTCACGACCGGCAAGCTCGCGTTCGGCGACACCATCGACAGCGGGTGGTACGAGGGCACCGACACCGGCGTCACCGGCAAGAAGATCCCCGACATCACCACGTACCGGATCATTCCGGGCACCAAGCTGACCTACAAGGCCACCACCAGCTTCGTCGCGCAGGGCGACAACCTCAAGGCGAAGCTCGAAATCGCCGGCGCCGACGCCACCAACGTCAACGGATTCCAGTGGGAGGCAACGAAGTTCTCCGGAGACCAGGCGATCTCGGCCGCGGGTGAAATCACGCCGGACAGCGGTGCGTCGCATGCCGTGACGGTGACGAAGACGGTCCTGTTCGACGCCACCGGCATCGCGAACCAGGCCGTGACCAACGATCTCACCGGCCTCAAGCTGAAGCTGTCGCAGACCAACTAG
- a CDS encoding signal peptidase I yields MSNSAPLGDQRTTAWWWVRSIVSWTLLIAMIAVLAMTIAVPRITGSTPYTVLTGSMEPTYPPGTLVVVKSADPASLGPGDAVTYQWESGKTAVVTHRITEVEYAEDGELQFVTQGDANPMPDERPVVPEQIRGKVWYAIPYLGYVNNFVTGKQRSILLIALVGGLLAYAAYMFASAARDEFRNRRNRETDTEDPVTDELPVVAAGSSIMPN; encoded by the coding sequence ATGAGCAACTCTGCCCCGCTGGGCGATCAACGGACCACCGCGTGGTGGTGGGTCCGCTCCATCGTCTCGTGGACCCTCCTCATCGCGATGATCGCGGTCCTCGCCATGACGATCGCCGTCCCGAGGATCACCGGATCGACCCCGTACACGGTGTTGACCGGCTCCATGGAGCCGACCTACCCGCCGGGGACGCTGGTCGTCGTCAAGTCGGCCGACCCGGCATCGCTCGGCCCCGGCGACGCCGTCACGTATCAGTGGGAGTCCGGAAAGACCGCAGTCGTCACGCACCGCATCACCGAGGTGGAGTACGCGGAGGACGGGGAGTTGCAGTTCGTCACGCAGGGCGACGCGAACCCGATGCCCGACGAAAGACCCGTTGTCCCGGAACAGATCCGCGGCAAGGTCTGGTACGCCATCCCGTACCTGGGGTACGTCAACAACTTCGTCACCGGCAAGCAGCGCTCGATCCTTCTCATCGCACTGGTCGGCGGGTTGCTGGCCTACGCGGCATACATGTTCGCGAGCGCGGCACGGGACGAGTTCCGCAACCGCCGCAACCGCGAGACCGACACGGAGGATCCGGTGACGGATGAGCTTCCCGTCGTCGCCGCCGGCTCGTCGATCATGCCGAATTGA
- a CDS encoding SipW-dependent-type signal peptide-containing protein, which translates to MSTTPARSRLLRRVVGGGRVRAALSLGIVLGLGSVGTLAAWSDSATATSADFQTGVADLKLGPDPGVDTYSFSAFGGSGLRPGRQVQAALDVRNKGDVPFRYSVTAKATGNSAVAQQISLTVYPNSACSGTTTLGTLTAMSAADQTLVSGKGPLALNGAETVCVQATVGNSVTKAMQNQAINVVFTFTATSV; encoded by the coding sequence GTGAGTACCACACCTGCCCGCAGCAGACTGCTGCGTCGGGTCGTGGGTGGAGGGCGCGTGCGGGCCGCGCTCTCGCTCGGCATCGTGCTGGGCCTCGGATCCGTCGGCACGCTGGCCGCGTGGAGCGACAGCGCCACGGCCACGTCGGCGGACTTCCAGACCGGTGTGGCCGACCTGAAGCTGGGCCCGGACCCGGGCGTGGACACCTACAGCTTCTCTGCCTTCGGGGGTTCCGGTTTGCGTCCAGGAAGGCAGGTCCAGGCTGCTCTGGACGTCCGCAACAAGGGTGATGTGCCGTTCCGGTACTCGGTGACCGCGAAGGCCACCGGAAATTCCGCTGTGGCCCAGCAGATCTCGCTTACCGTCTACCCCAACTCGGCCTGCTCCGGGACCACCACGCTCGGCACCCTCACCGCGATGTCGGCCGCCGATCAGACGCTGGTGTCCGGTAAGGGCCCACTCGCCCTCAACGGTGCCGAGACCGTGTGCGTCCAGGCAACGGTCGGTAATTCCGTCACGAAAGCGATGCAGAACCAGGCGATCAACGTGGTCTTCACGTTCACCGCCACGTCAGTGTGA